In the genome of Microcoleus vaginatus PCC 9802, the window CGCCAAACTCATGCCCAGTATGCAGCGGGCGATTGTGGGGCGATTTCGCAGTCGATCGGATGCTGACGGACACTTGCTGTGCCTGCCTCAACTGATGCCTCAAGCAACGCTTGTCGTAGTCTTTGACTTGCAACCAGACTAAAACTAGGATTAACCCCCCGTGGTTGCCCCTCTAAGAGTAAGGTAGACACGGGGGCATTACCCATGCAAGTTGTTCACAATTCATACAGGATTGCTATATATATTTAAGTTAGTTACTCATTATCAGATCTTTGATTTCCCCAAGCTTCACAGTTATGATAAATTCTCACAAATCATATAGCAAGCCTATATGATTTGTGAGTAAATTAAGATCGCCCGTTAATCCAAAACAATATAACTGAAGTACGCACGAGCGCAGCTATCCCGTAGGGAATCGCCTACAATAGAATCAACACTTCTCCTCTCAAGCGCCATGCAAATTGTTTTGTCACCTGAAGTCGAAGCCCTCGTGCAGCGTCAACTCACGACTGGCAAGTACAAAAGTGCGATCGAAGTAATCCTCGCAGCCATTCAACTCCTGGAACAACAAGAAGACATTTATCAAGGACGACTGCAAGAACTTCAACGAGACGCAGTGATTGGCCAGCAAGCATCCCAACGTGGTGAAGTCGTAGACGGTGCAATCGCAATCGCACAAATCCGCGCCAACCTGCGATCGCGCTACAGTTCATCAGAAGCATGACTCCCAAATTTCGCCTCACCGAACCCGCAATTCAAGACATCGAGCAAATTGTAGACTACATCGCTCGTCAATCGGGACTCGATATAGCCGATCGCTTTTTAAGGAAGATCGACGCAAAATTTGCCAAAATTGCTCAGTTTCCCAACCTGGGACGACAACGAGACGAAATTTTACCAGGTCTACGCAGTCTCCCGATGGATAACTATCTTATACTCTATATGCCGATCGGACAGGATGTAGATATCTTTCGAGTTGTCAGTGGTTATCGAGATTTATCAGCCCTGTTCACCGATGTTGATGATTGAATTCAATTCATCTCAGAACAAGAGATAGTTTGGGGGCAGAAACTCTTATAAATTTTTCATAAAAAGTATCACAAAACCTTACTACAAACCAACAATATCACACCCAAAAATGCTCCGACTCTCGCAAACCCAACTCAAGATTCTCGAAGAATGCCCCCGCAAATTCCAACACAGCTACCTAGAACTCCTAGCCACCACCGCCTCCCCAGAACATAAAGAAAAACTCACATGGGGAAGCCACTTTCACCTATTAATGCAGC includes:
- a CDS encoding type II toxin-antitoxin system ParD family antitoxin; translated protein: MQIVLSPEVEALVQRQLTTGKYKSAIEVILAAIQLLEQQEDIYQGRLQELQRDAVIGQQASQRGEVVDGAIAIAQIRANLRSRYSSSEA
- a CDS encoding type II toxin-antitoxin system RelE/ParE family toxin, with the translated sequence MTPKFRLTEPAIQDIEQIVDYIARQSGLDIADRFLRKIDAKFAKIAQFPNLGRQRDEILPGLRSLPMDNYLILYMPIGQDVDIFRVVSGYRDLSALFTDVDD